A part of Salvelinus alpinus chromosome 23, SLU_Salpinus.1, whole genome shotgun sequence genomic DNA contains:
- the bag1 gene encoding BAG family molecular chaperone regulator 1 isoform X1, whose product MAENTVTVTVAYGSTKHSITVTGLDGNEPILKDLSDALVQVTGVPMPAQKLIFKGKSLKEMEESLSSFGIKQGCKLMMIGKRNSPEEESELKKLKDIEKSVEQTAKKLEKVDGELTGLKNGFLAKDLQAEALGRLDQRVKVASEQFMKILEQVDSMTLPENFGDCRMKKKGLVKTVQGFLAQCDKIEAGILDHLAKIQSKNLALADS is encoded by the exons ATGGCGGAGAATACTGTGACGGTCACTGTTGCTTACG GTTCTACGAAGCACAGCATCACGGTAACGGGGCTGGACGGGAACGAACCGATACTGAAGGACCTTTCTGATGCTCTCGTTCAGGTTACCGGGGTCCCGATGCCCGCACAGAAGCTCATCTTTAAAG GGAAGTCActgaaggagatggaggagagtctGTCCAGCTTTGGAatcaaacagggatgtaaactcaTGATGATTGGGAAGAGG AACAGCCCAGAGGAGGAGTCCGAGCTGAAGAAGTTGAAGGACATTGAGAAGTCAGTAGAACAGACGGCTAAGAAACTGGAGAAGGTGGATGGAGAGCTGACAGGCCTGAAGAAT GGGTTCCTAGCTAAAGACCTGCAGGCTGAGGCGCTGGGGAGACTGGACCAAAGAGTGAAGGTGGCATCTGAACAGTTCATGAAGATTCTAGAGCAGGTGGACTCTATG ACTTTACCAGAGAACTTTGGTGACTGTCGGATGAAGAAAAAGGGACTAGTAAAAACAGTTCAG ggATTCCTGGCTCAGTGTGACAAGATAGAAGCAGGGATTTTAGACCACTTGGCTAAGATCCAGTCTAAGAACCTGGCCCTGGCAGATTCTTAG
- the bag1 gene encoding BAG family molecular chaperone regulator 1 isoform X2: MAENTVTVTVAYGSTKHSITVTGLDGNEPILKDLSDALVQVTGVPMPAQKLIFKGKSLKEMEESLSSFGIKQGCKLMMIGKRNSPEEESELKKLKDIEKSVEQTAKKLEKVDGELTGLKNGFLAKDLQAEALGRLDQRVKVASEQFMKILEQVDSMTLPENFGDCRMKKKGLVKTVQGFLAQCDKIEAGI; the protein is encoded by the exons ATGGCGGAGAATACTGTGACGGTCACTGTTGCTTACG GTTCTACGAAGCACAGCATCACGGTAACGGGGCTGGACGGGAACGAACCGATACTGAAGGACCTTTCTGATGCTCTCGTTCAGGTTACCGGGGTCCCGATGCCCGCACAGAAGCTCATCTTTAAAG GGAAGTCActgaaggagatggaggagagtctGTCCAGCTTTGGAatcaaacagggatgtaaactcaTGATGATTGGGAAGAGG AACAGCCCAGAGGAGGAGTCCGAGCTGAAGAAGTTGAAGGACATTGAGAAGTCAGTAGAACAGACGGCTAAGAAACTGGAGAAGGTGGATGGAGAGCTGACAGGCCTGAAGAAT GGGTTCCTAGCTAAAGACCTGCAGGCTGAGGCGCTGGGGAGACTGGACCAAAGAGTGAAGGTGGCATCTGAACAGTTCATGAAGATTCTAGAGCAGGTGGACTCTATG ACTTTACCAGAGAACTTTGGTGACTGTCGGATGAAGAAAAAGGGACTAGTAAAAACAGTTCAG ggATTCCTGGCTCAGTGTGACAAGATAGAAGCAGGGATTTAa